A stretch of the Vicinamibacterales bacterium genome encodes the following:
- a CDS encoding MBL fold metallo-hydrolase, whose product MILERAAVPPFYKNGFAIGCEETREGVIVDPGDEVEALLDAAARQRLSIVHILLTHAHLDHVTGVDRARQALGAPVWLHEADKPLYEGVVEQGRMFGLAVESQSPVDRFYQPEGALRFGRYRVRILHTPGHCSGGVCLVVTKDTEEPATLFVGDTLFAGSIGRTDLPGGDMPTLLRSIRDVLFRFPDDTIVWPGHGPQTTIGEERRTNPFLL is encoded by the coding sequence GTGATCCTCGAGCGCGCCGCTGTGCCCCCGTTCTACAAGAACGGCTTCGCGATCGGCTGCGAGGAGACGCGCGAAGGCGTCATCGTGGATCCCGGCGACGAAGTCGAGGCGCTGCTCGACGCGGCCGCGCGTCAGCGGCTGTCGATCGTGCACATCCTGCTGACCCACGCGCATCTCGATCATGTCACCGGCGTCGACCGCGCCCGCCAGGCGCTGGGCGCGCCGGTGTGGCTGCACGAGGCCGACAAGCCGCTCTACGAAGGCGTCGTTGAACAGGGGCGCATGTTCGGGCTGGCCGTCGAGTCACAGTCCCCCGTGGATCGCTTCTATCAACCCGAAGGAGCCTTGCGATTCGGGCGGTACAGGGTCCGTATCCTCCACACGCCGGGCCATTGTTCGGGCGGCGTCTGTCTGGTAGTCACGAAGGACACGGAGGAGCCGGCGACGCTGTTTGTTGGCGATACGCTCTTTGCCGGTTCGATTGGGCGAACGGACTTGCCGGGCGGCGACATGCCGACGCTGCTGCGGTCGATTCGCGACGTGCTGTTCCGCTTTCCCGACGACACGATCGTCTGGCCGGGGCACGGGCCGCAGACGACGATCGGAGAGGAACGGCGGACCAACCCCTTTCTTCTTTAA
- a CDS encoding response regulator, whose amino-acid sequence MAILAAVDDFLFRSKIRAVAKHVSADVTFVQTADEILAQAEAIKPALVIFDLNSQKLDAVQTIAALKQNGALGGVRAIAFASHVHVDLIAAARRAGADQVLARSQFAGNLADILASAR is encoded by the coding sequence GTGGCGATCCTGGCAGCCGTCGACGACTTTCTTTTTCGATCGAAAATCCGCGCGGTGGCCAAACACGTGAGCGCCGACGTCACGTTCGTGCAGACCGCCGACGAGATCCTGGCTCAGGCCGAGGCCATCAAGCCGGCGCTCGTCATCTTCGATCTGAACAGCCAGAAACTCGACGCCGTGCAGACCATCGCCGCCCTGAAGCAGAACGGCGCGCTCGGCGGCGTACGGGCGATTGCCTTCGCGTCGCACGTTCACGTCGACCTCATCGCGGCGGCGCGGCGGGCCGGCGCCGACCAGGTGCTGGCGCGATCGCAATTCGCCGGCAACCTCGCCGACATTCTCGCTTCGGCCCGTTGA
- a CDS encoding FHA domain-containing protein, whose translation MWMLKTAEGAEAPFTFRILPGSIKTIGRAPRADFVVDASLVSRLHCRLTAGATELEMVDLDSTNGTYVNGERAARAMLHAGDRLGVGRVELIVEQAE comes from the coding sequence ATGTGGATGCTGAAGACCGCCGAGGGAGCTGAGGCGCCGTTCACGTTCCGCATTCTGCCCGGCAGCATCAAGACCATCGGCCGGGCGCCGCGCGCCGACTTCGTCGTCGACGCGTCGCTGGTATCGCGCCTGCACTGCCGTCTGACCGCCGGCGCGACCGAGCTCGAGATGGTCGACCTCGACAGCACCAACGGCACCTACGTCAACGGCGAGCGCGCCGCGCGCGCCATGCTGCACGCCGGCGACCGTCTGGGTGTCGGCCGTGTCGAACTGATCGTCGAGCAGGCCGAATAG
- a CDS encoding CDP-alcohol phosphatidyltransferase family protein — protein sequence MERLHTAITADAEKRLLVWIATRLPAGVNSDHLTFMAAAALAGVGACFAAGGPALPFAIPLLALNWFGDSLDGTVARVRRRERPRYGYYVDHVLDAAGVGLLVVGFVIGGHMTPAVGLAFLAAYFLVVIEVSLATTALGTFRLAAWGVGPTELRLALALGTLQLMRNEYITFGGRQWLLFDGGGCVAIGGLLLTFIVSALRNGITLYGEERLR from the coding sequence ATGGAACGCCTTCACACCGCGATCACCGCTGACGCCGAGAAGCGCCTGCTCGTCTGGATAGCAACGCGGCTGCCCGCCGGCGTCAACTCCGATCATCTGACGTTCATGGCCGCGGCGGCGCTGGCCGGCGTCGGCGCCTGCTTTGCCGCGGGTGGACCGGCGCTGCCGTTCGCCATTCCCCTGCTCGCGCTCAACTGGTTCGGCGACAGCCTCGACGGCACCGTGGCACGGGTGCGACGGCGGGAGCGTCCGCGCTACGGCTACTATGTCGACCACGTCCTCGATGCTGCCGGCGTCGGTCTGCTGGTCGTAGGGTTCGTGATCGGCGGCCACATGACGCCGGCAGTCGGCCTGGCGTTTCTCGCCGCCTATTTTCTGGTCGTCATCGAAGTCTCGCTCGCGACGACCGCGCTCGGGACGTTCCGGCTGGCCGCCTGGGGAGTGGGGCCCACGGAGCTGCGCCTGGCGCTCGCGCTCGGGACGCTCCAGCTGATGCGGAACGAGTACATCACCTTCGGCGGCCGCCAGTGGCTGCTGTTCGACGGCGGCGGCTGCGTCGCGATCGGCGGACTGCTGTTGACGTTCATCGTCTCGGCGCTTCGCAATGGGATAACGCTCTACGGGGAGGAGCGCCTGCGCTAG
- a CDS encoding alpha/beta fold hydrolase has protein sequence MFRHCTALAAALLVASAAVAQEQPRPAPGDSAFAIFLRGAQIGREQGSLAMTNTGWVLTSSGRTAPPLDFTTNRFEMKYTSDWQPLEMTLEAHVRTAGVIVNTSFTMTTAINEIAQNNTKGTKQDQVSPRTVVIPNNVFVAYEALAVRLWTTSANTELPVYVAPGGEVKARVDAVIAETLNGPSGSLETRRFELTLLNPDRPLKATVVVDQRLRLVRVEMPEIGLQAVREDVSTVAVRAERVRNPTDVDVSVKANGFNLAGTMTEPQAIAGRLRHGAVLLVGGASPADRDEPIAGVPVFAQLARVLADAGHVVLRYDRRGTGQSGGRTDTATLTDYADDALAGIRWLADRNDVDKRRIVILGFMDGGPVALLAAAAGKEIDGVITVDAAGASGADLMLMQQQKILDELKLPANDRQARVDLQKKIQAAVISGGGWEGVPEPMRRQADTPWFKSVLTYDPARVLPRVRQPILILHGDLDPAVPPGEADRLAELARGRKKAAACDVVHIPDVDNRLAEAGSAELSGKVAQAIVDWIKKL, from the coding sequence ATGTTCCGTCATTGTACCGCCCTCGCTGCGGCGCTTCTCGTCGCGAGCGCCGCGGTCGCACAGGAGCAGCCTCGACCGGCTCCCGGCGATTCCGCATTCGCGATTTTCCTCCGCGGCGCGCAGATCGGGCGGGAGCAGGGCTCGCTCGCGATGACGAACACGGGCTGGGTTCTGACGTCGAGCGGGCGCACCGCGCCGCCGCTCGATTTCACGACCAATCGCTTCGAAATGAAATACACGTCCGACTGGCAGCCGCTCGAGATGACTCTCGAGGCGCACGTCCGGACGGCGGGAGTGATCGTCAATACGTCGTTCACGATGACGACGGCGATCAACGAGATCGCGCAGAACAACACCAAGGGCACCAAGCAGGATCAGGTCAGCCCGCGGACGGTCGTGATTCCCAACAACGTGTTCGTCGCCTACGAGGCGCTCGCGGTGCGGCTCTGGACCACGTCCGCGAACACGGAGCTTCCCGTCTATGTGGCGCCCGGCGGCGAGGTCAAGGCCAGGGTCGATGCCGTGATCGCCGAAACCCTCAACGGGCCGAGCGGATCGCTCGAGACGCGTCGCTTCGAACTGACGCTGCTGAATCCCGATCGTCCGCTCAAGGCGACAGTCGTCGTCGACCAGCGCCTCCGGCTGGTGCGCGTCGAGATGCCGGAGATCGGGCTGCAGGCGGTACGCGAAGATGTCTCCACCGTCGCGGTGCGCGCCGAGCGTGTCCGCAACCCGACCGACGTCGACGTCAGCGTCAAGGCGAACGGCTTCAATCTTGCCGGCACGATGACCGAGCCGCAGGCAATCGCGGGGCGCCTGCGGCATGGCGCCGTACTGCTCGTCGGCGGCGCGTCGCCGGCCGATCGCGACGAGCCGATCGCCGGCGTCCCGGTGTTCGCACAGCTGGCGCGCGTGCTCGCCGACGCCGGACACGTCGTGCTGCGCTACGACCGCCGCGGCACCGGCCAGAGCGGCGGCCGCACCGACACCGCGACGCTGACCGACTACGCCGACGACGCCCTCGCCGGCATCCGATGGCTGGCCGATCGGAACGACGTCGACAAGCGGCGGATCGTGATCCTCGGATTCATGGACGGCGGCCCGGTCGCGCTGCTCGCCGCCGCCGCGGGCAAGGAGATCGACGGCGTCATCACCGTCGACGCAGCCGGCGCCAGCGGCGCCGACCTGATGCTGATGCAGCAGCAGAAGATCCTCGACGAACTGAAGCTGCCGGCCAACGACCGGCAGGCGCGCGTCGATCTGCAGAAGAAGATCCAGGCGGCGGTCATCAGCGGCGGCGGCTGGGAGGGAGTGCCGGAGCCGATGCGGCGGCAGGCCGATACGCCGTGGTTCAAGAGCGTGCTGACCTACGACCCCGCCCGGGTGCTGCCGAGAGTGCGGCAGCCGATTCTGATTCTGCACGGCGATCTCGATCCGGCGGTTCCGCCCGGCGAGGCCGACCGGCTCGCTGAACTCGCCAGAGGCCGGAAGAAGGCGGCGGCCTGCGACGTCGTCCATATCCCGGATGTCGACAACCGCCTCGCGGAGGCCGGCTCGGCCGAGCTGAGCGGCAAGGTCGCGCAGGCGATCGTCGACTGGATCAAGAAACTCTGA
- a CDS encoding Re/Si-specific NAD(P)(+) transhydrogenase subunit alpha codes for MRVGVPRETWAGERRVALIPSAAAALKKAGLDVVVEAEAGAAAGFTTSAYEAAGAAIASRQDLFDAADILLQVRSTPPETAALRRGQTVIGFADPLGAPESIRALASAGVTAFSMELMPRITRAQSMDALSSMATIAGYKGVLMAADHLPRMFPMLMTAAGTLTAARVFIVGAGVAGLQAIATARRLGAKVEAYDVRPAVKEQVQSLGARFVEMPLETADSEDRGGYAKAQDESFYRRQREMMLKVVGGSDVVITTALIPGRKAPTLVTAEMVEEMAPGSVVVDLAAERGGNCELTRPDEVVVHRGVTILGPSNLPALVPYHASQMYSKNITTFLSHLLGPEGAKKAALELDPSDEITRDTLLTRDGEVVHARVKDLLAAGANA; via the coding sequence ATGAGAGTGGGGGTTCCGCGCGAGACGTGGGCCGGCGAACGCCGCGTCGCGTTGATTCCATCGGCAGCCGCCGCCCTGAAAAAGGCCGGACTCGACGTCGTCGTCGAGGCGGAGGCCGGCGCCGCGGCCGGATTCACGACCAGCGCCTACGAGGCGGCGGGCGCTGCGATCGCGTCCAGACAGGATTTATTCGATGCGGCCGACATCCTGCTGCAGGTGCGATCGACGCCGCCCGAGACGGCCGCGCTGCGCCGCGGCCAGACGGTCATCGGCTTTGCCGACCCGCTCGGCGCGCCCGAGTCGATTCGCGCGCTGGCATCCGCGGGCGTGACCGCGTTTTCGATGGAGCTGATGCCGCGCATCACGCGGGCGCAGAGCATGGACGCGCTCTCGTCGATGGCGACGATTGCCGGCTACAAGGGCGTGCTGATGGCGGCCGACCACCTGCCGCGCATGTTCCCGATGCTGATGACCGCCGCCGGCACGCTCACGGCCGCCCGCGTGTTCATCGTCGGCGCCGGCGTCGCGGGCCTGCAGGCGATTGCGACGGCGCGGCGGCTGGGGGCGAAGGTCGAGGCGTACGACGTGCGGCCGGCGGTGAAGGAACAGGTGCAGTCGCTCGGCGCGCGCTTCGTCGAGATGCCGCTCGAGACCGCCGACTCGGAAGACCGGGGCGGTTACGCAAAAGCGCAGGACGAATCCTTCTACCGGCGCCAGCGCGAGATGATGCTGAAGGTCGTGGGGGGAAGCGACGTGGTGATCACGACGGCGCTGATCCCCGGCAGGAAAGCGCCGACGCTCGTGACCGCCGAGATGGTCGAGGAGATGGCGCCTGGCTCCGTTGTCGTCGACCTGGCGGCCGAGCGTGGCGGCAATTGTGAACTGACCCGCCCCGACGAGGTCGTCGTGCATCGCGGCGTGACGATTCTCGGCCCCTCGAACCTGCCGGCGCTGGTGCCGTACCACGCGAGCCAGATGTACTCGAAGAACATCACGACGTTTCTCTCGCACCTGCTCGGTCCGGAGGGGGCGAAGAAGGCCGCGCTGGAGCTGGACCCGAGCGACGAAATCACCCGCGACACGCTGCTCACGCGCGACGGCGAGGTCGTGCACGCGCGAGTGAAGGATCTGCTGGCCGCGGGAGCGAACGCGTAG